Proteins encoded within one genomic window of Cucumis sativus cultivar 9930 chromosome 3, Cucumber_9930_V3, whole genome shotgun sequence:
- the LOC101216846 gene encoding protein SULFUR DEFICIENCY-INDUCED 1 encodes MNDDGKKGDQNLETPFHVVHKLPAGDSPYVRAKHVQLVQKDPEAAIVLFWKAINAGDRVDSALKDMAVVMKQQDRAEEAIEAINSFRDRCSKQAQESLDNVLIDLYKKCGRVEEQIDLLKQKLRMINQGEAFNGKATKTARSHGKKFQVTIRQETSRILGNLGWAYMQQENHKAAEVVYQKAQIIDPDANKACNLSLCLMKQARYSEARAVLEQVLHDKVGGSNDQKSRKRAEELMKELEEAESANKLLMMGLSSGGSEDYDDGFINQLVTNQRSPLRSSRRLPIFEEISQFRDQLAC; translated from the exons ATGAACGACGACGGGAAGAAAGGAGATCAAAACTTGGAAACTCCATTTCATGTTGTTCATAAGCTTCCTGCTGGTGATAGTCCCTATGTTCGAGCTAAACACGTCCAG CTCGTTCAGAAGGATCCAGAAGCAGCCATAGTTCTATTTTGGAAGGCAATCAATGCAGGAGATAGGGTAGATAGTGCTCTTAAAGACATGGCAGTTGTCATGAAACAGCAAGACAGAGCAGAAGAAGCCATTGAAGCTATAAATTCTTTCAGGGATCGCTGCTCCAAACAAGCTCAAGAGTCATTGGACAATGTTCTCATTGACTTGTACAAG AAATGTGGAAGAGTTGAGGAGCAGATAGATCTGTTGAAGCAGAAACTTCGAATGATTAATCAAGGAGAAGCCTTCAATGGAAAGGCCACAAAGACAGCTCGGTCTCACGGAAAGAAGTTTCAGGTCACCATTAGGCAAGAGACTTCAAGGATACTG GGGAACTTAGGATGGGCATATATGCAGCAAGAGAACCACAAAGCAGCAGAAGTTGTATATCAAAAGGCACAAATCATAGATCCAGATGCTAACAAGGCTTGCAACTTAAGCTTATGTTTAATGAAGCAAGCTCGATATTCAGAAGCAAGGGCGGTGCTAGAACAAGTGCTACATGACAAAGTTGGAGGATCCAACGACCAAAAATCAAGAAAACGAGCTGAAGAATTAATGAAGGAATTGGAAGAAGCGGAATCGGCAAACAAGTTGTTGATGATGGGTTTGAGTAGTGGGGGAAGTGAAGATTATGATGATGGATTCATCAATCAGTTGGTGACGAACCAAAGGTCGCCGTTGAGATCTAGTAGAAGGCTTCcgatatttgaagaaatttctcaatttagaGATCAATTGGCTTGTTGA
- the LOC101216615 gene encoding putative vesicle-associated membrane protein 726: MGQQTLIYSFVARGTVILAEYTEFTGNFTTIASQCLQKLPASNNKFTYNCDGHTFNYLVENGFTYCVVAIEAAGRQIPIAFLERVKEDFNKRYGGGKAATAVAHSLNKEFGSKLKEHMQYCLDHPEEISKLAKVKAQVSEVKGVMMENIEKVLDRGEKIELLVDKTENLRSQAQDFRTQGTKMRRKMWFQNMKIKLIVLGIIVALILIIILSVCHGFQC, encoded by the exons ATGGGGCAACAAACGTTGATCTACAGCTTTGTGGCTCGAGGAACGGTGATCCTTGCTGAGTATACGGAGTTCACCGGGAATTTCACTACCATCGCCTCTCAATGCCTCCAGAAGCTTCCTGCTTCGAACAACAAGTTCACCTACAACTGCGATGGCCACACCTTCAATTATCTCGTCGAGAACGGATTCa CTTATTGTGTAGTTGCTATTGAAGCTGCTGGTAGACAAATTCCCATTGCCTTTCTTGAGCGAGTCAAGGAAGATTTCAACAAGAGATATGGTGGGGGGAAAGCTGCAACTGCTGTTGCCCACAGTctgaacaaagaatttgg ATCGAAATTAAAGGAGCACATGCAATATTGTTTGGATCACCCTGAAGAGATCAGCAAGCTTGCTAAAGTTAAGGCACAGGTTTCTGAAGTCAAAGGTGTTATGATGGAAAACATCGAGAAG GTTCTTGATCGTGGTGAGAAAATCGAGTTGTTAGTGGATAAAACTGAGAATCTTCGCTCACAG GCTCAGGATTTCAGGACACAGGGAACTAAAATGAGGAGGAAGATGTGGTTTcagaatatgaaaataaaattgatcgTTCTCGGTATTATCGTTGCCTTGATTCTCATCATTATTTTGTCCGTCTGTCACGGCTTTCAATGTTAA
- the LOC101217083 gene encoding ankyrin repeat domain-containing protein 13C-B, whose product MAGIDVSKYAHSPVHKAVAARDYTNLKKILAGLPRLCNPSEIHTEAASLAEENKADAISAVVDRRDVPNRDTPLHLAVKLGDETATEMLMVAGADWSLQNEHGWSALQEAICSRQEGIAMIIVRHYQPLAWAKWCRRLPRLIETMRRMRDFYMEITFHFESSVIPFISRIAPSDTYKIWKRGANLRADMTLAGFDGFRIQRADQSILFLGDGTEDGKVPSGSLCMISHKEKEVMNALDGAGAQATEEEIRQEVTAMSQTNIFRPGIDVTQAVLLPQLTWRRQEKTEQVGAWKAKVYDMHNVVVSIKSRRVPGAMTDDEFFSSCNENETESEEFDDILTEDERKQLENALKLDSSELTSENGDGIVAHRHSCFEQREVPVEDVNGCRNGETRQEKKGWFGGWRKRDSKNEGQKKIAPPRSSLSMDDKVSDLLGDCPPENNSSRPGRHSVETVSEHRRGRDTRSTSSTSESKNRHKDGSHENEYKKGLRPVLWLSPNFPLQTEELLPLLDILANKVKAVRRLRELLTTKLPLGTFPVKVAIPVVPTIRVIVTFTKYEELQPVDEFATPPSSPTAAARRESPSVTSTLSSSWFQWIKAPYQRPGTSTSVSSSSRIETLEDPFVIPCDYTWVTAEAKKKKMQEKNKAKKGRSRRD is encoded by the exons ATGGCTGGTATCGACGTTTCGAAGTATGCACATAGCCCTGTACACAAGGCTGTGGCCGCCAGGGATTATACCAATCTCAAGAAAATCCTTGCAGGCCTTCCACGGCTTTGTAATCCATCTGAGATTCACACCGAGGCTGCTTCGTTAGCTGAGGAAAACAAGGCTGATGCTATTTCTGCCGTGGTCGATCGTCGAGATGTTCCAAATAGGGATACTCCACTGCATTTGGCTGTAAAGCTCGGGGATGAGACTGCTACCGAAATGCTTATGGTTGCTGGGGCAGATTGGAGCTTGCAGAACGAGCATGGTTGGAGTGCACTTCAGGAAGCAATTTGCAGTAGACAAGAAGGGATTGCCATGATAATAGTCCGGCATTACCAGCCGTTGGCTTGGGCAAAATGGTGTCGGAGATTGCCTCGCTTGATTGAGACTATGCGAAGAATGAGGGATTTCTACATGGAAATTACGTTCCACTTTGAGAGTTCAGTGATCCCTTTCATTTCTCGGATTGCTCCTTCGGATACATACAAGATCTGGAAAAGAGGTGCTAACTTGAGGGCAGATATGACACTGGCTGGTTTCGATGGATTTAGGATCCAACGTGCCGATCAGAGTATTCTTTTTCTTGGCGATGGGACAGAGGATGGGAAAGTACCTTCTGGGTCACTCTGTATGATCTCACACAAGGAGAAGGAGGTAATGAATGCTTTGGACGGTGCTGGTGCTCAGGCAACTGAAGAAGAGATTAGACAGGAAGTGACAGCAATGTCTCAGACTAATATATTTAGACCTGGAATTGATGTCACTCAGGCTGTTCTTTTGCCTCAGTTGACTTGGAGGCGCCAGGAGAAAACTGAACAGGTAGGTGCCTGGAAAGCTAAAGTATACGATATGCATAATGTGGTTGTTAGTATCAAATCCAGGAGGGTCCCTGGGGCAATGACAGATGACGAATTCTTCTCATCGTGcaatgaaaatgaaactgAGAGTGAGGAGTTTGATGACATTTTAACTGAGGATGAACGAAAACAACTTGAGAATGCACTTAAATTAGATTCTTCTGAATTAACTTCTGAAAATGGTGATGGGATTGTTGCACATCGGCACAGTTGTTTTGAGCAGAGGGAGGTTCCTGTTGAGGATGTAAATGGATGTAGAAATGGAGAGACTCGACAGGAAAAGAAAGGGTGGTTTGGGGGATGGAGAAAACGTGATAGCAAAAATGAAGGGCAAAAGAAGATTGCTCCTCCAAGAAGCTCCCTTTCTATGGATGATAAGGTAAGTGATCTTCTAGGGGACTGTCCTCCTGAAAATAATAGCAGCAGGCCTGGAAGGCATTCTGTAGAGACAGTCTCTGAACACCGAAGAGGAAGGGATACCAGATCTACCTCTTCGACGTCTGAGAGCAAAAATCGGCACAAGGATGGGAGCCATGAAAATGAGTATAAGAAAGGGTTGAGACCCGTTCTATGGCTTTCTCCGAACTTTCCTCTACAAACTGAAGAACTATTGCCATTGCTAGATATTTTAGCTAACAAAGTCAAGGCAGTTCGTCGTTTGAGAGAACTGCTTACCACAAAACTCCCGCTGGGAACCTTTCCGGTCAAG GTTGCCATCCCTGTGGTTCCAACCATCAGAGTGATTGTTACCTTCACAAAATATGAAGAACTACAGCCAGTGGACGAATTCGCAACACCACCTTCGAGTCCTACAGCTGCAGCACGCAGGGAGAGCCCTTCCGTGACAAGTACCTTGAGTTCATCTTGGTTTCAATGGATAAAAGCCCCATATCAACGCCCGGGCACATCAACCAGTGTTTCTAGCAGTAGTAGAATAGAAACTCTCGAAGACCCATTCGTCATTCCCTGCGATTACACCTGGGTTACTGCagaagcaaagaaaaagaagatgcaggaaaaaaacaaagcaaagaaaggaagaagtcGCCGTGATTGA